A window from Azoarcus sp. DD4 encodes these proteins:
- the asd gene encoding aspartate-semialdehyde dehydrogenase — MKRVGLVGWRGMVGSVLMQRMVEEGDFAHIEPVYFSTSAAGGKAPVFGGKEAALPLQDATSIDALKACDIIITCQGGDYTKEVFPKLRAAGWNGHWIDAASALRMADDAVIILDPVNMHVIKDALAKGGKNWIGGNCTVSLMLMGLGGLFKHDLVEWVSAMTYQAASGAGAQNMRELIAQMGAIHASVADLLADPASAILDIDRKVAETIRSDGFPKKNFRNTPLAGSLIPWIDVPVDGGQSKEEWKGGAECNKILGKPAFRSQGSIPIDGLCVRIGAMRCHSQGLTIKLKKDVPLDEVSEIIATANDWVKVVPNEREISERDLTPAAVTGTLTVPVGRLHKLAMGPDYLGAFTVGDQLLWGAAEPLRRMLRILLDA; from the coding sequence ATGAAGCGAGTAGGTCTGGTTGGCTGGCGTGGCATGGTTGGCTCGGTGCTGATGCAGCGCATGGTGGAAGAGGGCGACTTCGCCCATATCGAGCCGGTGTATTTCTCCACGTCCGCCGCTGGCGGCAAGGCGCCGGTGTTCGGCGGCAAGGAAGCAGCGCTGCCGCTGCAGGATGCGACCAGCATCGACGCGCTCAAGGCCTGCGACATCATCATCACCTGTCAGGGCGGCGACTACACCAAGGAAGTCTTCCCGAAGCTGCGCGCTGCCGGCTGGAACGGTCACTGGATCGATGCCGCTTCCGCGCTGCGCATGGCCGACGACGCGGTCATCATCCTCGATCCGGTCAATATGCACGTGATCAAGGATGCGCTTGCCAAGGGCGGCAAGAACTGGATCGGCGGCAACTGTACCGTGTCGCTGATGCTGATGGGCCTGGGCGGTCTGTTCAAGCACGACCTGGTCGAGTGGGTGTCGGCGATGACCTATCAGGCTGCTTCCGGCGCCGGTGCGCAGAACATGCGCGAGCTGATCGCGCAGATGGGCGCCATTCACGCGTCGGTCGCGGACCTGCTGGCCGATCCGGCGTCCGCCATCCTCGACATCGACCGCAAGGTCGCCGAGACCATCCGCTCCGATGGGTTCCCGAAGAAGAACTTCCGCAACACCCCGCTCGCCGGCAGCCTGATCCCGTGGATCGACGTGCCCGTCGACGGCGGCCAGTCCAAGGAAGAGTGGAAGGGCGGCGCCGAGTGCAACAAGATCCTCGGCAAGCCGGCCTTCCGCAGCCAGGGCAGCATTCCGATCGACGGCCTGTGCGTGCGCATCGGCGCGATGCGCTGCCACTCGCAGGGCCTGACCATCAAGCTGAAGAAGGATGTTCCGCTCGACGAGGTCAGCGAGATCATCGCGACGGCCAACGACTGGGTGAAGGTTGTGCCCAACGAGCGTGAGATCTCCGAGCGTGATCTCACGCCGGCCGCAGTGACCGGCACCCTGACGGTACCCGTCGGCCGTTTGCACAAGCTGGCGATGGGGCCCGACTATCTCGGCGCCTTCACGGTCGGCGACCAGTTGCTGTGGGGGGCCGCGGAGCCGCTGCGCCGCATGCTGCGCATTCTGCTCGACGCTTGA